One stretch of Physeter macrocephalus isolate SW-GA unplaced genomic scaffold, ASM283717v5 random_749, whole genome shotgun sequence DNA includes these proteins:
- the LOC114485218 gene encoding plexin-A2-like, giving the protein TPCGFGRPRERELLAARGAARRPRQPAAEAAGPGTEGQTDVSELEPCKGQARKAEYASAQRLCLLVPARLRMEQRRPWPRAAEVDGWPVVLLSAVCVLLAPPAAGMPQFSTFHSENRDWTFNHLTVHRGTGAVYVGAINRVYKLTGNLTIQVAHKTGPEEDNKSCYPPLIVQPCSEVLTVTNNVNKLLIIDYSENRLLACGSLYQGVCKLLRLDDLFILVEPSHKKEHYLSSVNKTGTMYGVIVRSEGEDGKLFIGTAVDGKQDYFPTLSSRKLPRDPESSAMLDYELHSDFVSSLIKIPSDTLALVAHFDIFYIYGFASGGFVYFLTVQPETPEGVAINSAGDLFYTSRIVRLCKDDPKFHSYVSLPFGCTRAGVEYRLLQAAYLAKPGDSLAQTFNISSQDDVLFAIFSKGQKQYHHPPDDSALCAFPIRAINLQIKERLQSCYQGEGNLELNWLLGKDVQCTKA; this is encoded by the exons ACTCCATGTGGATTTGGTCGTCCCCGTGAACGCGAGCTGCTGGCAGCGAGAGGGGCAGCGCGCCGGCCTCGGCAGCCGGCGGCCGAAGCGGCCGGACCGGGGACGGAAGGACAGACCGACGTCTCCGAGCTGG AACCATGTAAGGGCCAAGCCAGGAAGGCGGAGTACGCGAGCGCTCAGAGGCTCTGTCTCCTGGTCCCCGCCCGGCTCAGAATGGAACAGAGGAGGCCCTGGCCGCGGGCTGCAGAGGTGGACGGCTGGCCTGTGGTCCTGCTCTCCGCCGTCTGCGTGCTGCTGGCACCCCCGGCGGCCGGCATGCCCCAGTTCAGCACCTTCCACTCTGAGAACCGGGACTGGACCTTCAACCATTTGACGGTGCACCGCGGGACGGGGGCAGTGTACGTGGGGGCCATCAACCGCGTGTACAAGCTGACGGGCAACCTGACCATCCAGGTGGCTCACAAGACGGGGCCGGAGGAAGACAACAAGTCGTGCTACCCTCCGCTCATCGTTCAGCCCTGCAGCGAGGTGCTCACGGTCACCAACAACGTCAACAAGCTGCTCATCATCGACTACTCCGAGAACCGGCTGCTGGCCTGCGGCAGCCTGTACCAAGGGGTCTGCAAGCTGCTGCGGCTGGACGACCTCTTCATCCTGGTGGAGCCGTCCCACAAGAAGGAGCACTACCTGTCCAGCGTCAACAAGACGGGGACGATGTACGGGGTGATCGTGCGCTCCGAGGGCGAGGACGGCAAGCTCTTCATCGGCACTGCTGTGGACGGCAAGCAGGACTACTTTCCCACCCTGTCCAGCCGCAAGCTGCCCCGCGACCCCGAGTCCTCCGCCATGCTCGACTACGAGCTCCACAGCGACTTCGTCTCCTCCCTCATCAAGATCCCTTCCGACACCCTGGCCCTCGTCGCCCACTTTGACATCTTCTACATCTACGGCTTCGCCAGCGGGGGCTTCGTCTACTTCCTCACCGTCCAGCCTGAGACCCCCGAGGGCGTGGCCATCAACTCGGCCGGAGACCTCTTCTACACCTCGCGCATCGTGAGGCTCTGCAAGGACGACCCCAAGTTCCACTCCTACGTGTCCCTGCCCTTCGGCTGCACGCGGGCCGGGGTGGAATATCGCCTCCTGCAGGCTGCTTACCTCGCCAAGCCCGGGGACTCGCTGGCCCAGACCTTCAACATCAGCAGCCAGGATGACGTGCTCTTCGCCATCTTCTCCAAAGGGCAGAAGCAGTATCACCACCCGCCGGATGACTCCGCCCTCTGTGCCTTCCCCATCCGGGCCATCAACCTGCAGATCAAAGAGCGCCTGCAGTCCTGCTACCAGGGCGAGGGCAACCTGGAGCTCAACTGGCTGCTGGGGAAGGACGTGCAGTGCACCAAGGCG